ACACAGACATCCGCAGAATGGACAGAGTACATCTTTGATTATCATATCCTACCTCCCTCATTTTAACCTGGCCATGAGTTCAGGCATGGTCGGTGCTTTTTCATCAGTTGGCTCAACGACTGCGGAAATACCCTTGAATCCGGGCATTCCGCATCCTTTTGTATCCGGGTCTACAACCGCATTGGCCCATGGTCCCATGGGTATGAACACCAAACCATCCGGGTTGCCATCACAAATTGCCATCGGCACTACAACACTTCCGTGATCTGTAGTTACCTTGACATTGTTTCCGGGCTCAACACCTAACGAACTGGCATCTCCTGAGTTCATCTCACAATACGCTGCAGCATCAAAATACGCTTGTGAAGTCTTGTTTTCCAGATTACAACCCTGGTTAACAGTCCTTCCTGAAATGAAAGTTGCATTCAAATTCATTTATTTCCCTCATTTAAACTAAGTTAACGACTCTACCAAAGTCACTTGTCACGTGTAAGTTGACGACTCTACCAAAGTCACTAGCCACGTGTAAGTTGACGACTCTACCAAAGTCACTAGTCACATGTAAGTAAACCTTCGACTTTCTTATTTAAAAAGGATGTGATTTTAATTTGCTGGGATGAGGATTAATAAGTCAGAACATCTCCAGTTCTAATCCCACCTTCTTCTCCAGCGCTTTTTGGTATGCCAGGTCTGCAGTTGCCACATCCTGAATGGCAAGACCTGTGGAGTCAAAGACTGTTATATCACTTTCGTCCTCTCTTCCCTGCTTGATACCACTGACCACCTGGCCCAGTTCAGCATATATCTCGTTCACTGAAAATATGCCTGTTGAGATGGGCACATTCACCTCGCCCGAATGAGATGCCTGTTGGATGGCATCTACTATTACCTTTGCATTTTTAAGGATCATTGGATCAAGTTCTTCTTTACCTGCTGCATCCGCCCCTATAGCATTGATATGGGTACCCTCCCTGATCCATCCAGCCTTGACCACCGGACTCTTCACAGGGGTTGTAGTCACAAGGATATCACAATCACATACTTCATGAACATCTGGTTCTGATTCTATTTCGACTCTCATTTCCTTCTCCATCTCTACTTTAAATGCAACAGTAGACTCTTTAGACCT
This genomic stretch from ANME-2 cluster archaeon harbors:
- a CDS encoding tRNA CCA-pyrophosphorylase → MNLNATFISGRTVNQGCNLENKTSQAYFDAAAYCEMNSGDASSLGVEPGNNVKVTTDHGSVVVPMAICDGNPDGLVFIPMGPWANAVVDPDTKGCGMPGFKGISAVVEPTDEKAPTMPELMARLK
- a CDS encoding alanine dehydrogenase, yielding MTILWLNRKDMDGLIDIHNVLPVVENAFWEHGLGRVQMPPKIYLDFKAHNGDLRTMPGYLEDMDIAGVKLVNVHPDNPKIGLPTVMALMVLNSTKTGAPLAVMDGTSLTDLRTGAAGGVAAKYLSREDSRVVGMIGLGRQARTQLRAIMAVRDIKKVKIFDRSKESTVAFKVEMEKEMRVEIESEPDVHEVCDCDILVTTTPVKSPVVKAGWIREGTHINAIGADAAGKEELDPMILKNAKVIVDAIQQASHSGEVNVPISTGIFSVNEIYAELGQVVSGIKQGREDESDITVFDSTGLAIQDVATADLAYQKALEKKVGLELEMF